Proteins found in one Brevibacillus brevis genomic segment:
- a CDS encoding ABC transporter ATP-binding protein, with product MEILRVENLSKTYGDGETAVTALNDISFSVQKGEFVAIIGPSGSGKSTLLHILGGVDTPTSGKVIVDQTDMYAMDETALAIFRRRQIGLIYQFYNLIPVLTVEENITLPLLLDGREVNQDIFSGIIETLGLQQRLKHLPNQLSGGQQQRASIGRALISSPAIVLADEPTGNLDSQNSAEIVKLLKKLHKERHQTLIVITHDENIALKADRIIGIQDGRISRDEVIRR from the coding sequence ATGGAGATTTTGCGAGTAGAGAACCTGTCAAAGACGTACGGTGATGGCGAAACAGCTGTTACTGCATTGAACGATATCTCATTTTCCGTACAAAAAGGGGAGTTTGTGGCGATCATTGGACCATCTGGTTCAGGTAAGTCTACCCTTTTGCATATTCTGGGGGGCGTTGATACGCCTACATCGGGTAAAGTGATCGTTGACCAGACTGATATGTACGCGATGGATGAAACGGCACTGGCCATCTTCAGGCGCAGACAGATTGGGCTTATCTATCAATTTTACAACCTGATCCCTGTCCTTACTGTGGAGGAAAATATCACCCTGCCATTGCTGTTGGACGGTAGAGAAGTAAATCAAGATATCTTTTCCGGTATCATAGAGACTCTAGGCCTTCAACAGCGATTAAAGCATCTGCCAAACCAGCTTTCTGGAGGACAGCAGCAGCGTGCGTCTATTGGCCGTGCCTTGATTAGCAGTCCCGCCATTGTATTGGCTGACGAGCCAACAGGGAATTTAGACAGCCAAAATAGTGCTGAGATTGTGAAGCTCTTGAAAAAACTACACAAAGAACGGCATCAAACACTGATCGTTATTACACATGACGAAAACATTGCCTTGAAAGCGGACCGTATTATTGGCATTCAGGACGGCAGGATTTCCAGAGATGAGGTGATCAGGCGATGA
- a CDS encoding sensor histidine kinase yields the protein MLKNKEIRKLCMYSMFISFIGITILWMIDWRAGIVGVAMVFLLLSIFFLFTRKRYQDIRKLAYYLASVYSGQPTMDIRDNVEGELSILKNDIYKVTLTLSEQSTLLKKEKQYLADTLSNISHQLKTPLTSMFVMADLLNNPSLPPDKREEFLGKIINQLKRIEWLVTSLLKLSKIEVQSVIFKKELVSVKKMINKAVEPLLVPMELKNQELSFSCKEDLFVYGDENWTVEAILNVIKNGIEHTPVGGQIAISCEETPLYTQIVIADSGEGISPEDAPHIFERFYKGKNAGADSIGIGLAMSKTILQSQNADVFMESQIGAGTTFRIKFYKQII from the coding sequence ATGCTTAAAAACAAAGAAATACGGAAGTTATGCATGTATAGCATGTTTATTTCTTTCATTGGGATCACTATTCTATGGATGATCGACTGGAGAGCGGGGATTGTCGGAGTTGCTATGGTATTTCTGCTCCTTTCAATTTTTTTCCTGTTTACCCGCAAACGTTATCAGGACATCAGGAAGCTCGCTTATTATTTGGCTTCTGTATATTCAGGCCAACCCACGATGGATATTAGGGATAACGTTGAGGGTGAATTGAGCATTCTGAAAAATGATATTTATAAAGTCACATTAACGTTGTCCGAGCAGTCTACTCTACTGAAAAAGGAAAAACAATACTTGGCAGATACTCTTTCGAACATCTCCCATCAATTAAAAACGCCACTTACCTCTATGTTTGTCATGGCTGATTTGTTAAACAACCCTAGTCTGCCCCCAGACAAGAGGGAGGAATTCTTGGGCAAAATTATCAATCAGTTGAAGCGTATTGAATGGCTCGTGACCTCATTGCTCAAGCTGTCCAAAATCGAAGTGCAAAGTGTTATTTTCAAGAAGGAACTCGTATCTGTCAAGAAAATGATAAACAAGGCAGTAGAACCACTCCTTGTCCCCATGGAATTAAAAAATCAGGAGCTCTCTTTTTCCTGTAAAGAAGACCTTTTCGTGTATGGAGATGAAAACTGGACGGTAGAAGCCATTTTGAACGTAATTAAAAACGGGATTGAGCATACGCCGGTCGGGGGACAGATTGCTATTTCGTGTGAGGAAACACCCTTGTATACACAAATTGTCATTGCCGACAGTGGAGAGGGGATTAGTCCGGAAGATGCCCCACACATTTTTGAACGATTTTATAAAGGGAAGAATGCGGGAGCGGATAGTATTGGAATAGGGCTAGCGATGTCTAAAACAATCTTGCAAAGTCAAAACGCCGATGTGTTTATGGAAAGTCAGATTGGTGCAGGTACAACATTCAGAATCAAATTTTACAAGCAAATCATTTAG
- a CDS encoding response regulator transcription factor translates to MKVLIVEDDKTIADGLHYSLSSEGYEVVLCEGKQTALETIKQHSFDLYLLDLTLPDGNGYEICEYVKENQDAPVIFLTACDDEINVVRGLDMGADDYITKPFRIRELISRMKSSLRHYQKEPNLSDKVKIGDIVVNTKLAKVYKGTEEVMLTALEYRLLLAFLNNRGQVLSRNQLLEGIWDIDGNFINDNTLSVYIKRLREKLEDDSQNPKVIETVRGLGYRMSGSHA, encoded by the coding sequence ATGAAGGTTTTAATAGTGGAAGATGACAAGACCATTGCAGATGGTTTGCACTATTCGCTTTCCAGTGAGGGCTATGAAGTAGTTCTTTGCGAAGGAAAACAAACTGCACTCGAAACAATCAAACAGCACAGTTTTGATCTATATTTACTCGATCTGACTCTCCCAGATGGTAATGGCTATGAGATTTGCGAATATGTAAAAGAAAATCAGGATGCACCTGTCATCTTCTTGACGGCGTGTGATGATGAAATCAATGTAGTTCGAGGGTTAGATATGGGGGCAGACGACTATATCACAAAGCCGTTTCGTATCAGGGAGCTAATTAGCCGAATGAAGTCATCCCTTAGACATTACCAAAAAGAACCCAACTTGTCTGACAAAGTCAAGATTGGAGATATTGTCGTAAATACAAAACTGGCTAAAGTGTACAAAGGAACCGAGGAAGTGATGCTGACTGCCTTAGAATACCGTTTGCTGTTAGCATTCCTAAATAATAGAGGACAAGTTCTGTCCAGGAATCAGTTGTTGGAGGGCATTTGGGATATAGATGGTAACTTTATCAATGACAATACCCTTTCTGTTTACATTAAACGGCTTCGAGAAAAGTTGGAGGATGATAGCCAGAATCCTAAAGTGATTGAAACCGTACGCGGACTGGGCTATCGAATGAGTGGCAGCCATGCTTAA